A genomic stretch from Pseudomonadota bacterium includes:
- a CDS encoding AAA family ATPase: protein MSNDLFRLSYHECREALLRRLAESAPGRIQLIAGPRQVGKTTLLLEIAAQADRHAIYAAADAPEAALPGFWERLTARVEETAAAQGRAVLLLDEAHLLHDWASRLKALWDRWRRKKTPIHVVATGSSALRLAAGSRESLAGRFERLTLSHWSARSLAESFGIAPEAAADLVVRIGSYPGAFQFREDPPRWSAYVRDAILEPAIGRDIVALATVRRPALLRQVFGVAASSPARIVSLQKIQGALQDAGALETIAHYLALLEEAFLVAQVPKHASTSSRRRAAPPKLVPLNNALVAVMDPEGLAAGPIEPSRWGALIENACLAYAWCSGQHVSYWREEPLEVDGVIDGSWGRWALEVKTGGFQPRDLSGLLEFVRRERSYRPLVVTTAAGIATAERASVPAISWQEFLLEGPPQ from the coding sequence ATGTCGAACGACCTCTTCCGGCTGAGCTACCACGAGTGCCGCGAAGCGTTGCTGCGGCGCCTCGCAGAGTCTGCGCCCGGGAGAATCCAGCTCATCGCGGGTCCGCGCCAGGTCGGCAAGACGACGCTGCTGCTGGAGATCGCCGCGCAGGCTGACCGGCACGCGATCTACGCCGCGGCCGACGCCCCGGAGGCGGCGCTGCCCGGCTTCTGGGAGCGGCTCACAGCGCGCGTGGAGGAGACCGCTGCCGCCCAGGGGCGGGCCGTCCTGCTGCTCGACGAGGCCCACCTGCTCCATGATTGGGCCTCACGGCTCAAGGCCCTGTGGGATCGTTGGCGGCGCAAGAAGACGCCGATCCACGTTGTCGCTACCGGCTCGTCCGCGCTCCGGCTCGCCGCGGGTTCGCGCGAGAGCCTCGCCGGCCGCTTCGAGCGGTTGACGCTCTCCCACTGGTCCGCGCGCTCATTGGCCGAGAGCTTCGGTATCGCACCCGAGGCCGCGGCCGACCTCGTCGTGCGCATCGGCTCCTACCCGGGCGCCTTCCAGTTTCGGGAGGATCCGCCGCGATGGTCGGCGTACGTACGCGACGCCATCCTCGAGCCGGCCATCGGCCGCGACATCGTGGCGCTCGCGACCGTTCGCCGTCCGGCGCTGCTTCGCCAGGTGTTCGGCGTCGCCGCCTCATCGCCGGCGCGGATCGTGTCGCTGCAGAAGATCCAGGGCGCGCTGCAGGACGCCGGCGCTCTGGAGACCATCGCCCACTACCTCGCGCTGCTCGAGGAGGCGTTCCTCGTGGCGCAGGTGCCGAAACACGCTTCGACGTCGTCGCGACGCAGAGCGGCGCCGCCGAAGCTCGTGCCGCTCAACAACGCGCTCGTCGCCGTCATGGATCCGGAGGGCCTCGCCGCGGGCCCGATCGAGCCGTCGCGCTGGGGCGCGCTCATCGAGAACGCCTGCCTCGCGTACGCCTGGTGCTCGGGCCAGCACGTGTCGTATTGGCGGGAAGAGCCGCTCGAGGTCGACGGAGTGATCGACGGGAGCTGGGGCAGGTGGGCGCTCGAGGTGAAGACCGGGGGCTTCCAACCGCGGGACCTTTCCGGTCTGCTCGAGTTCGTGCGCCGAGAGCGAAGCTACCGGCCGCTCGTCGTCACCACGGCCGCGGGGATCGCGACCGCAGAGCGCGCGTCGGTCCCAGCGATCTCGTGGCAGGAGTTCCTTCTCGAAGGCCCGCCGCAGTGA
- a CDS encoding PIN domain-containing protein, with the protein MIVLDTSFLVAFYNARDTHHAAAVEPMAAIIDGNYGPAILPEYVFLELATVLAARRDLATAIHVGDVLLSAKEIELVACSDLFSAAFEVFRTQPPSAGLSFADAAIVAVARARGARHIASFDMGFARVDGIELVPSPGFAK; encoded by the coding sequence GTGATCGTCCTCGACACCAGCTTCCTCGTAGCGTTCTACAACGCCCGCGACACCCACCACGCGGCCGCCGTCGAACCGATGGCGGCGATCATAGACGGCAATTACGGACCTGCCATCCTGCCCGAGTACGTCTTCCTCGAGCTCGCGACCGTCCTCGCCGCGCGCCGCGATCTCGCGACCGCGATCCACGTCGGAGACGTTCTGCTCTCGGCAAAGGAGATCGAGCTCGTCGCGTGCTCCGATCTTTTTTCGGCAGCATTCGAGGTGTTCCGCACCCAGCCGCCGAGCGCGGGCTTGAGCTTCGCCGATGCGGCGATCGTGGCGGTGGCCCGAGCGCGGGGCGCACGACACATCGCCTCCTTCGACATGGGCTTTGCGCGCGTCGACGGAATCGAGCTCGTGCCCTCTCCTGGATTTGCCAAATAG
- a CDS encoding L,D-transpeptidase, translating to MRNPFILGGVALFLILAGCKECPPCGEAKASGAKADGGADAGLAETDAGVKGAAIGGKPHKVESFGLYARAGFDKVNIWERPDMGSPRLGYFRRGAHARVGDPRYSSETCPEGWFQLAEGGFVCQGRGMLVGEKPRAVPNPPHPPRVHELDPYKHGFIRRDWTPAYKRLPLREEMWQPPTFDAAQAADGGVGPGAGEIRPPCPTEAEAARLAASIAAAPAEPAAETGEPEIPCSDYAVYTRRKYRNVRELMSRGFWTSVTERLRHDETGETYYRTVKGDFVPGGAVHLVRPPEFQGYAVGGDQPLPAAIVTSRYAAVYELQNGKFRGVGPVDRLSTYRVREELAGPGGTYYRIEENRWLKADHVAHFALRTELPEGVKADEKWIRIDLTHQTLEAYDGLTPIYVTVVSSGLPNTKEGETEIVTETPHGRFRISFKHVTDDMTGSVGDDAEVYSVSDVPWVQYIFQNVALHGAFWHSRFGQPKSHGCINLSPADARYLFDWTDPPLPKGWHGVGAVEGGPTTLVIIEGKTPK from the coding sequence ATGCGAAATCCGTTCATTCTCGGGGGAGTGGCGCTGTTCCTGATCCTCGCGGGCTGCAAGGAGTGCCCGCCGTGCGGCGAGGCGAAGGCCTCCGGCGCGAAGGCCGACGGCGGCGCCGACGCGGGGCTCGCGGAGACCGACGCCGGCGTCAAGGGCGCGGCGATAGGCGGCAAGCCGCACAAGGTCGAGTCGTTCGGGCTGTACGCCCGCGCCGGCTTCGACAAGGTCAACATCTGGGAAAGACCCGACATGGGCAGCCCGCGGCTCGGCTACTTCCGCCGCGGCGCGCACGCCCGGGTCGGCGATCCGCGGTACTCGAGCGAGACCTGCCCGGAGGGATGGTTCCAGCTCGCCGAGGGCGGCTTCGTCTGCCAGGGGCGCGGCATGCTCGTCGGCGAGAAGCCGCGGGCGGTCCCGAACCCCCCGCACCCGCCGCGCGTCCACGAGCTCGATCCGTACAAGCACGGGTTCATCCGGCGCGACTGGACGCCCGCGTACAAGCGGCTCCCGCTGCGCGAGGAGATGTGGCAGCCGCCGACGTTCGACGCCGCGCAGGCTGCCGACGGCGGGGTCGGTCCCGGAGCCGGGGAGATCCGGCCGCCGTGTCCGACCGAGGCCGAGGCGGCGAGGTTGGCGGCTTCGATCGCGGCCGCGCCCGCCGAGCCCGCGGCGGAGACCGGGGAGCCCGAGATCCCCTGCTCCGACTACGCGGTGTACACGCGCCGCAAGTACCGTAACGTCCGCGAGCTCATGTCGCGCGGGTTCTGGACCTCGGTGACCGAGCGGCTGCGCCACGACGAGACGGGCGAGACCTACTACAGGACCGTGAAGGGCGACTTCGTGCCCGGGGGCGCGGTGCACCTCGTGCGGCCGCCCGAGTTCCAGGGGTACGCGGTGGGCGGCGATCAGCCGCTGCCGGCCGCGATCGTCACGTCGCGGTACGCGGCGGTGTACGAGCTGCAGAACGGGAAGTTCCGCGGCGTCGGGCCCGTGGATCGGCTCTCGACCTACCGGGTCCGCGAGGAGCTGGCGGGCCCCGGCGGGACGTACTACAGGATAGAGGAGAACCGCTGGCTCAAGGCGGATCACGTCGCGCACTTCGCGCTGCGCACCGAGCTGCCCGAGGGGGTGAAGGCGGACGAGAAGTGGATCCGCATCGACCTGACGCACCAGACGCTCGAGGCGTACGACGGGTTGACGCCGATCTACGTCACGGTCGTCTCCTCCGGGCTGCCGAACACCAAGGAGGGGGAGACGGAGATCGTGACGGAGACGCCCCACGGGCGCTTTCGCATCTCCTTCAAGCACGTCACCGACGACATGACCGGCAGCGTGGGCGACGACGCGGAGGTTTACTCCGTCTCCGACGTCCCGTGGGTGCAGTACATCTTCCAGAACGTCGCGCTGCACGGCGCGTTCTGGCACTCGAGGTTCGGCCAGCCGAAGAGCCACGGGTGCATCAACCTCTCGCCCGCGGACGCGCGCTACCTCTTCGACTGGACCGACCCGCCGCTGCCAAAGGGGTGGCACGGCGTCGGCGCGGTCGAGGGCGGGCCCACCACGCTCGTCATCATCGAGGGCAAGACTCCGAAGTAG
- the buk gene encoding butyrate kinase gives MSQTDRKEKILVVNPGGTSTKIAVYRGEEIAFSENVRHDPAEFAKFERVYDELDARIAGIRAILDRAGIAVADCAAIVGRGAALAPVPSGVFAVDAAMLDAIRDGRVLVHHPSELGAPIAHAFAAEASCPAYVVDPVCVDELLPEAKLTGLPGVPRRPLAHTLSVKAASRHAAAQLGRAVAELDLVGFHLGSGITVAAQRRGRQIDHNDPTGSGPMAPTRAGAVPTLDLARLILDGPKAYDAVEHLLVANGGWKAHLGTDDVREIYKRIDAGDARARLVLDATLHQLVKELGGLLAILRGRVDAIVITGGVARSERFVKELEGRLDWIGAPFVVIPGEDEMLALASGALRVLRGEAEAMSVAPYLDAI, from the coding sequence ATGAGCCAGACCGACCGCAAAGAGAAGATCCTCGTCGTCAACCCGGGCGGGACGTCCACGAAGATCGCCGTGTACCGCGGAGAGGAGATCGCGTTCAGCGAGAACGTCCGCCACGACCCGGCCGAGTTCGCGAAGTTCGAGCGGGTGTACGACGAGCTCGACGCGCGGATCGCCGGGATCCGGGCGATCCTCGATCGCGCCGGGATCGCCGTCGCCGACTGCGCCGCGATCGTTGGCCGCGGGGCGGCGCTCGCGCCGGTGCCGAGCGGCGTCTTCGCGGTGGACGCGGCGATGCTCGACGCGATCCGGGACGGCCGCGTGCTCGTGCACCACCCGTCCGAGCTCGGCGCGCCGATCGCGCACGCCTTCGCCGCCGAGGCCTCCTGCCCCGCGTACGTCGTCGATCCGGTGTGCGTCGACGAGCTGCTGCCCGAGGCGAAGCTGACCGGCCTGCCGGGTGTGCCGCGGCGGCCGCTCGCGCACACCCTGAGCGTGAAGGCGGCGTCCCGCCACGCGGCGGCGCAGCTCGGCCGCGCGGTCGCGGAGCTGGACCTGGTCGGGTTCCACCTCGGCTCCGGGATTACGGTCGCGGCGCAACGGCGCGGACGCCAGATCGACCATAACGACCCGACCGGCTCCGGCCCGATGGCGCCCACGCGCGCCGGCGCCGTCCCGACGCTGGATCTCGCGCGGCTGATCCTGGACGGGCCCAAGGCGTACGACGCGGTCGAGCACCTGCTGGTCGCGAACGGCGGCTGGAAGGCGCACCTCGGCACCGACGACGTCCGGGAGATCTACAAGCGGATCGACGCGGGCGACGCGCGCGCGCGGCTCGTGCTCGACGCGACGCTGCACCAGCTCGTCAAGGAGCTGGGCGGCCTGCTCGCGATCCTGCGCGGCCGCGTCGACGCGATCGTGATCACCGGCGGCGTCGCGCGCTCGGAGCGCTTCGTGAAGGAGCTCGAGGGAAGGCTCGACTGGATCGGCGCGCCGTTCGTCGTCATCCCGGGCGAGGACGAGATGCTCGCGCTCGCGAGCGGCGCCCTGCGCGTCCTGCGCGGCGAGGCCGAGGCGATGTCGGTGGCGCCGTACCTGGACGCGATCTAG
- a CDS encoding TlpA family protein disulfide reductase — MSRRSRGAPLRSLLCAVALLSSCGPSLPPSEHAMLGQTPAPARGWRVEADRVGEWIPVPAPGKVTVVDFWSTFCEPCTKAMPELERLWRAADPAEVQFVGVAVDDEPGAVRQMLPSLGVTFPMVIDSAEILSGLYKVGGSVPATFVLDRQGRLRFFSGGGDGSVDRVGEAVRSLAAE; from the coding sequence ATGTCGAGACGAAGCCGCGGCGCTCCCCTTCGGTCGCTCCTCTGCGCGGTCGCGTTGCTCTCGTCGTGCGGGCCGTCGCTGCCTCCGTCGGAGCACGCGATGCTGGGCCAGACGCCGGCTCCGGCGCGCGGCTGGCGCGTCGAGGCCGATCGCGTCGGCGAGTGGATCCCGGTCCCCGCGCCCGGCAAGGTCACGGTCGTCGACTTCTGGAGCACCTTCTGCGAGCCGTGCACGAAGGCGATGCCGGAGCTCGAGCGGCTCTGGCGCGCGGCCGATCCCGCCGAGGTGCAGTTCGTCGGCGTCGCCGTGGACGACGAGCCGGGCGCCGTGCGGCAGATGCTCCCCTCGCTCGGCGTCACTTTCCCGATGGTCATCGACAGCGCGGAGATCCTCTCCGGGCTCTACAAGGTCGGCGGGTCGGTCCCGGCGACGTTCGTGCTCGACCGCCAGGGCCGGCTGCGGTTCTTCTCGGGCGGCGGAGACGGCAGCGTCGATCGCGTCGGCGAAGCGGTCCGGTCGCTCGCGGCGGAGTGA
- a CDS encoding CRTAC1 family protein has translation MLRHLLCGCVLAAFAVLFAACDDGGSSGPTDGGTDTDTDVDTDTDADADGGPDGGDECVETAAGAFPGDAVEIAYEEGGSSACIADSTWSPITGDYGSYVIGEEPMWEAVRFDILAPATIYGARAQWGNLVGDGVRPVRLGAYADFGSNGFDFWQWESLWEGDRCLAPADEGAWVDYVFDEPIELDQPGLFYIAHWYDDPGDPLFDYVPTENDCTPYDGCHSALNMPEAEDEAYYNGLTLQFPYDYGVRLLVALHDDIPAEDKWFQPNAGLTASSRVAWGDYDNDGWDDLMTNGPVLYRNEGDGTFADVTAAAGLSAVSAGSGGGVWGDYDNDGWLDYFGLGTGMTTSDILLHNDGDGTFTEVTAESLIGDLSVAGDPDCVTDVNPEYAPTEGAGWVDLDADGFLDLYLAEYECGATYTNYLDRFFRNQGDGTFVEWGEDHGFSPNHHAGRGVSPADYDQDGDVDIFVSNYRLDPNFLYRNLGDGTVEYAGPGSHLAGDGGWNAYGHTIGAAWIDADNDADFDMLLSNLAHPRFYEFSDRTQLMINDGTGVFTDTAAEAGIIYRETHSNPTVQDFDNDGDWDIFITCVYEGRFSEMYFNDGDATFDQVNYESGAVVYNGWGSAASDYDRDGDVDLVAYTLFDNETAAAGNNWLQVRTLGGASALGLVNAAGIGAVVTVTVGGVPHLGHTSGGSGTGCQDTAFLVFGLGAADHADSIEVLYPGGAVVTVAGPVAANQRVWIQANGTVTYGFAHPI, from the coding sequence ATGCTGCGCCATCTTCTGTGCGGATGCGTGCTCGCTGCGTTCGCCGTTCTCTTCGCCGCGTGCGACGACGGAGGCTCGTCGGGACCGACGGACGGCGGCACCGACACGGACACGGACGTCGACACGGACACCGACGCGGACGCGGACGGCGGCCCGGACGGCGGCGACGAGTGCGTCGAGACCGCGGCCGGGGCGTTCCCGGGCGACGCGGTCGAGATCGCGTACGAGGAGGGCGGCTCGAGCGCGTGCATCGCGGACAGCACGTGGAGCCCGATCACCGGGGACTACGGCTCGTACGTCATCGGCGAGGAGCCGATGTGGGAGGCGGTCCGGTTCGACATCCTCGCGCCGGCGACGATCTACGGCGCCCGCGCGCAGTGGGGCAACCTCGTCGGCGACGGGGTGCGGCCGGTTCGGCTCGGGGCCTACGCCGACTTCGGCTCGAACGGCTTCGACTTCTGGCAGTGGGAGTCGCTCTGGGAGGGCGATCGGTGCCTCGCCCCGGCGGACGAGGGCGCGTGGGTGGACTACGTCTTCGACGAGCCCATCGAGCTCGATCAGCCGGGCCTCTTCTACATCGCGCACTGGTACGACGATCCGGGCGACCCGCTCTTCGATTACGTTCCGACCGAGAACGACTGCACGCCCTACGACGGCTGCCACTCCGCGCTCAACATGCCGGAGGCCGAGGACGAGGCGTACTACAACGGCCTCACGCTCCAGTTCCCCTACGACTACGGCGTGCGGCTCCTCGTCGCGCTGCACGACGACATCCCGGCCGAGGACAAGTGGTTCCAGCCGAACGCCGGGCTCACCGCGTCGAGCCGCGTCGCCTGGGGCGACTACGACAACGACGGCTGGGACGACCTGATGACGAACGGCCCGGTGCTCTACCGCAACGAAGGCGACGGCACCTTCGCGGACGTGACCGCCGCGGCCGGCCTCTCCGCGGTGAGCGCCGGCTCGGGCGGCGGCGTGTGGGGAGACTACGACAACGACGGGTGGCTCGACTACTTCGGCCTCGGCACCGGCATGACGACCTCGGACATCCTCCTGCACAACGACGGCGACGGCACGTTCACCGAAGTGACCGCGGAGAGCCTGATTGGCGACCTCTCGGTCGCGGGCGATCCGGACTGCGTCACCGACGTGAACCCCGAGTACGCGCCCACCGAGGGCGCCGGCTGGGTGGACCTCGACGCGGACGGCTTCCTCGACCTGTACCTCGCCGAGTACGAGTGCGGCGCGACGTACACGAACTACCTCGACAGGTTCTTCCGCAACCAGGGCGACGGGACGTTCGTCGAGTGGGGCGAGGATCACGGCTTCTCGCCGAACCACCACGCCGGGCGCGGCGTGAGCCCCGCGGACTACGACCAGGACGGCGACGTCGACATCTTCGTGAGCAACTACCGGCTCGATCCGAACTTCCTCTACCGGAACCTCGGCGACGGCACGGTCGAGTACGCGGGGCCCGGATCCCACCTCGCGGGCGACGGCGGCTGGAACGCCTACGGCCACACGATCGGCGCCGCGTGGATCGACGCGGACAACGACGCGGACTTCGACATGCTCCTGAGCAACCTCGCCCACCCGCGCTTCTACGAGTTCAGCGACAGGACGCAGCTCATGATCAACGACGGCACGGGCGTCTTCACGGACACGGCCGCCGAGGCGGGGATCATCTACCGCGAGACGCACTCGAACCCGACCGTGCAGGACTTCGACAACGACGGCGACTGGGACATCTTCATCACGTGCGTCTACGAAGGCCGGTTCTCGGAGATGTACTTCAACGACGGCGACGCGACGTTCGATCAGGTCAACTACGAGTCCGGCGCGGTCGTCTACAACGGCTGGGGGAGCGCGGCGTCCGACTACGATCGGGACGGCGACGTCGATCTCGTCGCGTACACCCTGTTCGACAACGAGACCGCGGCCGCGGGGAACAACTGGCTCCAGGTCCGGACGCTCGGCGGGGCGAGCGCCCTGGGGCTCGTGAACGCGGCCGGAATCGGCGCCGTGGTCACCGTGACGGTCGGCGGCGTGCCGCACCTCGGGCACACGAGCGGCGGTTCGGGCACGGGCTGCCAGGACACGGCGTTCCTCGTCTTCGGCCTCGGCGCGGCGGACCACGCCGACTCGATCGAGGTGCTCTACCCGGGCGGCGCGGTGGTCACGGTCGCGGGCCCGGTCGCCGCGAACCAGCGCGTCTGGATCCAGGCGAACGGCACGGTGACCTACGGCTTCGCCCACCCGATCTAA
- a CDS encoding sigma-70 family RNA polymerase sigma factor, translating into MERTERERLAKEHLEMVERIALATRRRLGQVADLDELRSFAMLGLASAIESYDASRGVAFANYASIRIRGAVYDGLADASWFPRRLLRQISFFRKADELLAAAADDPPPADTVETAHRLADRLKELATGYVTTCATPVEDARFSMTPEVEAAIDRRRYGTALDACMSTLTGTQQKLLRGYFYEDRPLNAIASELGYTKSWASRAMRAALDDLRKSFGGPRPSPRR; encoded by the coding sequence ATGGAGCGCACGGAGCGGGAGCGGCTCGCCAAGGAGCACCTCGAGATGGTCGAGCGGATCGCCCTCGCCACGCGCCGGCGGCTCGGGCAGGTGGCGGACCTGGACGAGCTCCGCTCCTTCGCCATGCTCGGCCTCGCGTCCGCGATCGAGAGCTACGACGCCTCGCGCGGCGTCGCGTTCGCCAACTACGCGTCGATCCGGATCCGCGGCGCGGTCTACGACGGCCTCGCCGACGCGAGCTGGTTTCCCCGGCGGCTCCTGCGGCAGATATCCTTCTTCCGGAAGGCGGACGAGCTGCTCGCGGCCGCGGCCGACGACCCGCCCCCCGCGGACACGGTGGAAACGGCGCACAGGCTCGCGGACCGGCTCAAGGAGCTCGCGACCGGGTACGTCACGACCTGCGCGACGCCCGTCGAGGACGCCCGCTTCTCCATGACCCCGGAGGTCGAGGCGGCGATCGACAGGAGGCGGTACGGCACGGCACTCGACGCGTGCATGTCCACGCTGACCGGCACCCAGCAGAAGCTCTTGAGGGGGTACTTCTACGAGGACAGGCCGCTGAACGCGATCGCGAGCGAGCTCGGCTACACGAAGTCGTGGGCCTCGCGGGCGATGCGCGCCGCGCTCGACGACCTGCGCAAGAGCTTCGGCGGACCGCGTCCTTCTCCGAGGCGGTGA
- a CDS encoding VWA domain-containing protein: MEARKNALLIAALAALASAAGCSGQSPGFGEEGTGTDTDTDTDTDADGDSDSDGDGDSDTDSESACGEVEVEFEMETPTVMLLVDQSGSMTTAFGSSDRWETLRDSLLDAETGVIVQLEEVVRFSLQLYTSDGGFAGGDCPLLTGTDPALGAYDAIHDVFFANAPAGDTPTGESIDAAAAMLDADPHPDTKIIVLATDGEPDTCEVPNPQTEEAKAVSVAAAESAFDSGFKTYIISVGSDIGMDHLNDMAQAGQDDPAALPYQALDQEQLIAAFEDIIYGVRDCVLELNGEVQTGMVGECVVTVNEEELVYEEDWQLNSPSEIEILGEACEEIQHGLVTVDVWCPCEAYEGPE, encoded by the coding sequence ATGGAAGCAAGGAAGAACGCTCTGCTGATCGCCGCGCTCGCGGCGCTGGCCTCGGCAGCGGGCTGCAGCGGGCAGTCTCCGGGGTTCGGCGAGGAGGGCACGGGCACCGACACGGACACGGACACGGATACCGACGCGGACGGCGACTCCGACTCCGACGGGGACGGCGACTCCGATACCGACTCCGAATCCGCCTGCGGGGAGGTCGAGGTGGAGTTCGAGATGGAGACGCCGACGGTGATGCTGCTGGTGGACCAGTCCGGGAGCATGACCACCGCCTTCGGCTCGAGCGACCGCTGGGAGACCTTGCGCGACTCGCTGCTCGACGCGGAGACCGGGGTGATCGTCCAGCTCGAGGAGGTCGTGCGTTTCTCGCTCCAGCTGTACACGAGCGACGGCGGCTTCGCGGGCGGCGACTGCCCGCTGCTCACCGGCACCGATCCCGCGCTCGGCGCCTACGACGCCATCCACGACGTGTTCTTCGCCAACGCGCCCGCCGGCGACACGCCCACGGGCGAGTCGATCGACGCGGCCGCGGCGATGCTCGACGCCGATCCGCACCCGGACACCAAGATCATCGTGCTGGCCACCGACGGCGAGCCCGACACCTGCGAGGTGCCCAACCCGCAGACCGAGGAGGCGAAGGCGGTGTCGGTCGCGGCGGCCGAGAGCGCGTTCGACTCGGGGTTCAAGACGTACATCATCTCCGTCGGGTCGGACATCGGCATGGACCACCTGAACGACATGGCCCAGGCGGGCCAGGACGATCCCGCCGCGCTGCCCTACCAGGCGCTCGATCAGGAGCAGCTGATTGCGGCGTTCGAGGACATTATCTACGGCGTGCGCGACTGCGTGCTCGAGCTGAACGGCGAGGTCCAGACCGGCATGGTCGGCGAGTGCGTGGTGACGGTCAACGAGGAAGAACTGGTGTACGAGGAGGACTGGCAGCTCAACTCCCCGTCCGAGATCGAGATCCTCGGCGAGGCCTGCGAGGAGATCCAGCACGGCCTGGTGACGGTCGACGTCTGGTGCCCCTGCGAGGCGTACGAGGGGCCCGAGTAG
- the selA gene encoding L-seryl-tRNA(Sec) selenium transferase, with protein sequence MERPDTNQHLRALPKIDALLATAVAQEHVRILGRGEVLAICRRAVEEAKRRALQDGEAPDFDRIAADVAVGCRRARAELLGPVINGTGVLLHTNLGRAPLGAELFAEAARLVGGYCNLEINVLSRRRGARGPHVSKLLAELCGAEDAIVVNNNAAALFLILKEFAAGRRVAVSRGELVQIGGGFRIPEILESSGAALAEVGTTNITALEDYERAIRDDLAILLKVHHANFRMSGFVEAPDVRELAALKRSGLLLVSDLGSGNPVSGWSGGPHGEPTPREMLAAGADLVCFSCDKMLGGVQAGAIAGGAVLVRRLAQNPAMRILRVSKVIYAMLQIVLEHHVLGEHERVGLWALARASQEAVRARAAAFLEANGLRAPLFAVVDSAATFGGGSTPGEEIPSAAVRITSRLSADAVARRLADAEPPIVGTVRDGAFQIDFRTVLEADEAPLAAALRTLAASASDPAR encoded by the coding sequence ATGGAAAGACCGGACACGAATCAGCATCTGCGGGCGCTGCCGAAGATCGACGCGCTGCTCGCGACCGCGGTCGCGCAGGAGCACGTGCGGATCCTCGGCCGCGGCGAGGTCTTGGCGATCTGCCGCCGCGCGGTCGAGGAGGCGAAGCGCCGCGCGCTGCAGGACGGGGAGGCGCCCGACTTCGATCGCATCGCGGCCGACGTCGCCGTAGGGTGCCGCCGGGCCCGAGCCGAGCTGCTCGGCCCGGTGATCAACGGGACCGGCGTGCTCCTGCACACGAACCTCGGCCGGGCGCCGCTCGGCGCGGAGCTCTTCGCCGAGGCGGCCCGCCTCGTTGGCGGCTACTGCAACCTGGAGATCAACGTCCTGTCGCGGAGGCGCGGGGCCCGCGGCCCGCACGTCTCGAAGCTCCTCGCGGAGCTGTGCGGCGCCGAGGACGCGATCGTCGTGAACAACAACGCGGCCGCGCTCTTCCTGATCCTCAAGGAGTTCGCGGCGGGCCGCCGGGTCGCCGTGTCGCGGGGCGAGCTCGTGCAGATCGGCGGCGGGTTCCGGATCCCGGAGATCCTCGAGAGCTCGGGCGCCGCGCTCGCCGAGGTCGGCACGACGAACATCACCGCCCTCGAGGACTACGAGCGCGCGATCCGCGACGACCTCGCGATCCTCCTCAAGGTGCACCACGCGAACTTCAGGATGTCGGGCTTCGTCGAGGCGCCGGACGTCCGGGAGCTCGCGGCGCTCAAGCGCTCCGGCCTCCTGCTCGTCAGCGACCTCGGCTCCGGGAACCCGGTCTCCGGCTGGTCCGGCGGCCCCCACGGCGAGCCGACACCGCGGGAGATGCTCGCCGCGGGCGCGGATCTCGTGTGCTTCTCGTGCGACAAGATGCTCGGCGGCGTCCAGGCCGGGGCGATCGCGGGCGGCGCGGTTCTCGTGCGGCGGCTCGCGCAGAACCCGGCGATGCGCATCCTCCGCGTGAGCAAGGTGATCTACGCGATGCTCCAGATCGTCCTCGAGCACCACGTCCTCGGCGAGCACGAGCGCGTCGGCCTCTGGGCCCTCGCCCGCGCGTCGCAGGAGGCCGTCCGGGCCCGCGCCGCAGCGTTCCTCGAGGCGAACGGGCTGCGCGCGCCGCTGTTCGCCGTCGTGGACAGCGCGGCGACGTTCGGCGGCGGCTCCACCCCGGGCGAGGAGATCCCGTCCGCCGCGGTGCGGATCACGTCGAGGCTGTCGGCGGACGCCGTGGCGCGACGGCTCGCGGACGCCGAGCCGCCGATCGTCGGCACCGTGCGCGACGGCGCCTTCCAGATCGACTTCCGCACCGTCCTCGAGGCGGACGAGGCGCCACTCGCCGCGGCGCTGCGGACTCTGGCCGCGTCCGCTAGCGATCCCGCTCGGTGA